The Stenotrophomonas rhizophila genome has a window encoding:
- the queA gene encoding tRNA preQ1(34) S-adenosylmethionine ribosyltransferase-isomerase QueA — translation MKKSDFHYDLPAELIAQAPLAERSASRLMVVPQAPAAFEHRQVRDLPSLLQAGDLLVFNDTRVIPARLFGQKASGGRVEILIERLLGGQQARAQVGASKSPKPGSRIALDAGGEAEVLGRDGEFYVLRFHVPEPLEQWLLHAGRLPLPPYIQREPGLDDRERYQTVFAREVGAVAAPTAGLHFDEGLLAALAAQGVGFGHVTLHVGAGTFQPVRADDLKDHVMHREWLNVGPELVQQVRRTRAAGGRVIGVGTTVVRALESAMRDGELLPYAGETQIFITPGYRIRSVDAMVTNFHLPESTLLMMISAFAGQARVFEAYRAAIEEKYRFFSYGDAMLLFPQAD, via the coding sequence TTGAAGAAGTCCGACTTCCATTACGACCTTCCCGCTGAACTGATCGCCCAGGCCCCGCTCGCCGAGCGCTCGGCCAGCCGCCTGATGGTGGTGCCGCAGGCCCCGGCCGCGTTCGAACACCGCCAGGTGCGCGACCTGCCGTCGCTGCTGCAGGCCGGCGACCTGCTGGTATTCAACGACACCCGGGTGATCCCGGCCCGGCTGTTCGGCCAGAAGGCCAGCGGAGGCCGGGTGGAAATCCTGATCGAACGCCTGCTGGGCGGGCAGCAGGCCCGGGCCCAGGTGGGCGCCAGCAAATCGCCGAAGCCAGGCAGCCGGATCGCGCTCGATGCCGGTGGCGAGGCCGAGGTGCTGGGCCGCGATGGCGAATTCTACGTGCTGCGGTTCCACGTGCCCGAGCCGCTGGAACAGTGGCTGCTCCACGCGGGGAGGCTGCCATTGCCGCCCTACATCCAGCGCGAGCCGGGGCTGGACGACCGCGAGCGCTACCAGACCGTGTTCGCGCGCGAAGTGGGCGCGGTGGCTGCGCCGACGGCCGGCCTGCACTTCGATGAAGGCCTGCTGGCGGCGCTGGCCGCGCAGGGCGTGGGCTTCGGCCACGTGACCCTGCATGTGGGCGCGGGTACCTTCCAGCCGGTCCGTGCCGACGACCTGAAGGACCACGTGATGCACCGCGAGTGGCTGAACGTGGGCCCCGAACTGGTCCAGCAGGTACGCCGCACGCGCGCCGCCGGTGGCCGGGTGATCGGCGTGGGCACCACCGTGGTGCGCGCGCTGGAAAGCGCCATGCGCGACGGCGAGCTGCTGCCGTATGCAGGCGAAACCCAGATCTTCATCACCCCGGGCTACCGGATCCGCAGCGTGGACGCGATGGTCACCAACTTCCACCTGCCCGAAAGCACGCTGCTGATGATGATTTCCGCCTTCGCTGGGCAGGCGCGGGTGTTCGAGGCCTACCGCGCCGCGATAGAGGAAAAGTACCGCTTCTTCAGTTATGGCGACGCCATGTTGTTGTTCCCGCAGGCGGATTGA
- a CDS encoding aminotransferase class III-fold pyridoxal phosphate-dependent enzyme — MSFIERLAPLRAQPGTRLTAGLDDATLERLAAGHPQLVAAVDAAAAEFERVRADLDEVLALDERAQIDAMQDGFVNFYADDAVTPYVALAARGAWVVTLKGAVLYDAGGYGMLGFGHTPEAVLEAMAAPQVMANVMTPNLSQQRFIKALRAEIGHRRGGCPYARFMCLNSGSEAVGLAARIADVNAKLQTDPGARHAGAKIKRVVVKGSFHGRTDRPGLYSDSSRKTYLQHLASYRGEDTVIAIAPYDEEALKRVFAEAEQNHWFIEAIFLEPVMGEGDPGRAVPPSFYALARELTRQHGSLLLLDSIQAGLRAHGVLSIVDYPGFEGLDVPDMETYSKALNAAQFPLSVLAVTEHAAQLYRKGIYGNTMTSNPRALDVACATLSLLTPQVRDNIRQRGEEAVRKLEQLKAELGGLITKVQGTGLLFSCELAPQFKCYGTHSTEEWLRNHGINVIHGGENSLRFTPHFGMDSDELDLLVNLVGRALKEGPRREQSQAA, encoded by the coding sequence ATGAGCTTCATCGAACGCCTCGCCCCCCTCCGCGCCCAGCCCGGCACCCGCCTCACCGCCGGGCTGGATGACGCCACCCTTGAACGCCTGGCTGCCGGCCACCCGCAGCTGGTGGCAGCCGTAGACGCCGCCGCCGCCGAATTCGAGCGCGTCCGCGCCGACCTGGACGAGGTGCTGGCGCTGGATGAGCGCGCCCAGATCGATGCGATGCAGGACGGCTTCGTCAATTTCTACGCCGATGACGCCGTGACCCCGTACGTCGCCCTCGCCGCCCGCGGCGCCTGGGTGGTGACCCTCAAGGGTGCGGTGCTGTACGACGCCGGCGGCTACGGCATGCTCGGCTTCGGGCATACCCCGGAGGCGGTGCTGGAGGCGATGGCCGCCCCGCAGGTCATGGCCAACGTGATGACGCCGAACCTCTCGCAACAGCGCTTCATCAAGGCGCTGCGCGCCGAGATCGGGCACCGCCGTGGCGGCTGCCCGTATGCGCGGTTCATGTGCCTGAACTCCGGCTCCGAAGCGGTCGGCCTGGCCGCGCGCATCGCCGATGTCAACGCCAAGCTGCAGACCGACCCGGGTGCGCGCCACGCCGGCGCGAAGATCAAGCGGGTGGTGGTCAAGGGCAGCTTCCACGGCCGTACCGACCGCCCCGGCCTGTACTCCGATTCCAGCCGCAAGACGTACCTGCAGCACCTGGCCAGCTACCGCGGCGAGGACACGGTGATCGCGATCGCGCCGTACGACGAGGAGGCCCTGAAGCGGGTCTTCGCCGAGGCCGAGCAGAACCACTGGTTCATCGAAGCGATCTTCCTGGAACCGGTGATGGGCGAAGGCGACCCGGGCCGTGCGGTGCCGCCGTCGTTCTATGCGCTGGCGCGTGAATTGACCCGCCAGCACGGCAGCCTGCTGCTGCTGGATTCGATCCAGGCCGGCCTGCGCGCGCACGGCGTGCTGTCGATCGTGGATTACCCCGGCTTCGAGGGCCTGGACGTGCCGGACATGGAGACCTATTCCAAGGCCCTGAACGCCGCGCAGTTCCCGCTGTCGGTGCTGGCGGTGACCGAGCATGCCGCGCAGCTGTACCGCAAGGGCATCTATGGCAACACGATGACCAGCAACCCGCGTGCGCTGGACGTGGCCTGCGCGACGCTGTCGTTGCTGACCCCGCAGGTGCGCGACAACATCCGCCAGCGCGGCGAAGAGGCCGTGCGCAAGCTGGAGCAGCTCAAGGCCGAGCTGGGCGGGCTGATCACCAAGGTGCAGGGCACCGGCCTGCTGTTCTCCTGCGAGCTGGCCCCGCAGTTCAAGTGCTACGGCACCCATTCCACCGAGGAATGGCTGCGCAACCATGGCATCAACGTGATCCATGGCGGCGAGAACTCGCTGCGCTTCACCCCGCATTTCGGGATGGACAGCGACGAACTGGACCTGCTCGTGAACCTGGTCGGCCGCGCCCTGAAAGAGGGCCCGCGCCGGGAACAATCGCAGGCCGCCTGA
- the tgt gene encoding tRNA guanosine(34) transglycosylase Tgt yields the protein MSRLQFQLQTTDGRARRGRLTFPRGTVETPAFMPVGTYGTVKGILPEQIRALGAEIILGNTFHLYLRPGLDVIADHGGLHGFARWNGPILTDSGGFQVFSLAHRRKITEQGVTFASPTDGARVFLGPEESMKIQKVLDSDIVMIFDECTPYPATEPVARTSMELSLRWAQRSRNAHDELGNDAALFGIVQGGVHHDLRSRSAEGLQQIGFDGYAIGGLAVGEPEHERNAMLDHMHPILPADRPRYLMGVGRPEDLVEGVARGVDMFDCVMPTRNARNGHYFTSFGTVRIRNARYERDMDTIEPGCGCHACTSGYTRSYLRHLDRCNEMLAPMLGTLHNLYYYERLMADMRAAIAAGTFEAFRESFYAARGMATPPL from the coding sequence ATGTCCCGACTCCAGTTCCAGCTCCAGACCACCGACGGGCGCGCCCGCCGTGGCCGCCTGACCTTCCCGCGCGGGACGGTGGAAACCCCGGCCTTCATGCCGGTGGGTACCTATGGGACGGTCAAGGGCATCCTGCCGGAGCAGATCCGCGCCCTGGGCGCCGAGATCATCCTGGGCAACACCTTCCATCTGTACCTGCGCCCGGGCCTGGACGTGATCGCCGACCACGGCGGCCTGCACGGGTTCGCGCGCTGGAATGGGCCGATCCTGACCGATTCCGGTGGTTTCCAGGTGTTTTCGCTGGCGCACCGCCGCAAGATCACCGAACAGGGCGTCACCTTCGCGTCGCCGACCGACGGTGCCCGGGTGTTCCTGGGCCCGGAAGAGAGCATGAAGATCCAGAAGGTGCTCGATTCGGACATCGTGATGATCTTCGACGAGTGCACCCCGTACCCGGCCACCGAGCCGGTGGCGCGCACCTCGATGGAGCTGAGCCTGCGCTGGGCCCAGCGCAGCCGCAACGCGCACGACGAACTGGGCAATGACGCGGCGCTGTTCGGCATCGTCCAGGGCGGGGTCCACCACGACCTGCGCAGCCGCTCGGCCGAAGGCCTGCAGCAGATCGGCTTCGACGGCTACGCCATCGGCGGCCTGGCCGTGGGCGAGCCCGAGCACGAGCGCAACGCGATGCTCGACCACATGCACCCGATCCTGCCCGCCGACCGCCCGCGTTACCTGATGGGCGTGGGTCGGCCGGAAGACCTGGTCGAAGGCGTCGCCCGCGGGGTGGACATGTTCGATTGCGTGATGCCGACCCGCAACGCGCGCAACGGCCACTATTTCACCTCGTTCGGCACCGTGCGCATCCGCAACGCCCGCTATGAGCGCGACATGGACACCATCGAGCCGGGCTGCGGCTGCCATGCCTGCACCAGTGGCTACACCCGCTCGTACCTGCGCCACCTGGACCGCTGCAACGAAATGCTGGCGCCCATGCTGGGCACCCTCCACAACCTGTACTACTACGAGAGGCTGATGGCCGACATGCGCGCGGCCATCGCGGCGGGAACCTTCGAGGCCTTCCGCGAGTCCTTCTATGCGGCCCGGGGCATGGCCACGCCGCCGCTGTAA
- the yajC gene encoding preprotein translocase subunit YajC: protein MNLIAFLIPAAHAQAAGGQPQGMGLTTLLFPIILIAIMYFLMIRPQMKRQKEHKAMLEKIKIGDEVLTNGGIAGTVKAIGDNFVTIEVSDNVNIRVQKGAVGNVLPTGTLKSAN from the coding sequence ATGAACCTGATCGCCTTCCTGATTCCCGCCGCCCACGCCCAAGCCGCTGGTGGCCAGCCGCAGGGCATGGGCCTGACCACGCTGCTGTTCCCGATCATCCTGATCGCGATCATGTACTTCCTGATGATCCGCCCGCAGATGAAGCGCCAGAAGGAACACAAGGCGATGCTGGAGAAGATCAAGATCGGCGACGAAGTGCTGACCAACGGCGGTATCGCCGGCACCGTCAAGGCCATCGGCGACAACTTCGTCACCATCGAAGTGTCCGACAACGTGAACATCCGCGTGCAGAAGGGCGCCGTGGGCAACGTGCTGCCGACCGGCACCCTGAAGTCGGCCAACTAA